A window of Bos taurus isolate L1 Dominette 01449 registration number 42190680 breed Hereford chromosome 8, ARS-UCD2.0, whole genome shotgun sequence contains these coding sequences:
- the ANXA1 gene encoding annexin A1 (The RefSeq protein has 1 substitution compared to this genomic sequence), which yields MAMVSEFLKQAWFIENEEQEYIKTVKGSKGGPGSAVSPYPTFNPSSDVEALHKAITVKGVDEATIIEILTKRNNAQRQQIKAAYLQEKGKPLDEVLKKALLGHLEEVVLALLKTPAQFDAEELRAAMKGLGTDEDTLNEILASRTNREIREINRVYREELKRDLAKDIASDTSGDYEKALLSLAKGDRSEELAVNDDLADSDARALYEAGERRKGTDVNVFITILTTRSYPHLRRVFQKYSKYSKHDMNKVLDLELKGDIEKCLTVIVKCATSQPMFFAEKLHQAMKGIGTRHKTLIRIMVSRSEIDMNDIKACYQKLYGISLCQAILDETKGDYEKILVALCGRD from the exons ATGGCAATGGTATCTGAATTCCTCAAGCAGGCCTGGTTTATTGAAAATGAAGAGCAGGAATACATT AAAACCGTGAAAGGATCCAAAGGTGGTCCTGGGTCAGCAGTGAGCCCCTATCCTACATTCAATCCATCCTCGGATGTTGAGGCCTTGCACAAAGCAATCACAGTTAGAG GTGTGGATGAAGCAACCATCATTGAAATTCTGACTAAGAGAAACAATGCACAGCGTCAGCAGATCAAAGCGGCCTATCtgcaggagaaaggaaag CCCCTGGATGAAGTTCTGAAGAAAGCCCTCCTCGGTCACCTTGAGGAAGTTGTTTTGGCTCTATTGAAAACTCCAGCCCAGTTTGATGCCGAAGAGCTCCGTGCTGCCATGAAG GGCCTTGGGACTGATGAAGACACTCTGAATGAAATTCTGGCATCAAGAACTAACAGAGAGATCAGAGAAATTAACAGAGTCTATAGAGAAG AACTGAAGAGAGATCTGGCTAAAGACATCGCCTCAGACACATCTGGAGATTATGAGAAGGCTTTGCTTTCTCTTGCTAAG GGTGACCGATCTGAGGAGCTTGCTGTAAATGACGACTTGGCTGATTCAGATGCCAGG GCCTTATATGaagcaggagaaagaagaaaagggacagaTGTGAATGTGTTCATTACCATTCTTACCACCAGGAGCTATCCCCATCTCCGCAGAg TGTTTCAGAAATATTCCAAGTATAGCAAGCATGACATGAACAAAGTTCTGGACCTGGAGTTGAAAGGTGACATCGAGAAATGCCTCACAGTTATTG TGAAGTGTGCTACAAGCCAGCCAATGTTCTTTGCTGAGAAGCTCCATCAGGCCATGAAG GGTATTGGAACTCGTCATAAGACACTGATCAGGATTATGGTTTCCCGCTCTGAAATTGACATGAATGACATCAAAGCATGCTATCAGAAGTTGTATGGCATCTCTCTCTGTCAAGCCATCCTG GATGAAACCAAAGGAGATTATGAAAAAATCCTGGTGGCTCTCTGTGGAAGAGACTAA